In one Lycium barbarum isolate Lr01 chromosome 7, ASM1917538v2, whole genome shotgun sequence genomic region, the following are encoded:
- the LOC132602507 gene encoding E3 ubiquitin-protein ligase ATL6-like: MKHILCFFLCLLYIMAEIGTISGTQSLAPSTLTRPMNSNLEISPTFAIILACLVLVLMAVVFVYIRRMSPNSFDESLGFHFMRHRPTVSRGLDSNIIKSFPIFRYSDVKALKLGKSILECAVCLNEFEDEETLRLLPNCYHVFHPECIDAWLAFRTTCPVCRANLKKKLGEIRKLVQQTDINSVTSHPDTERSEAVLDIQVTDVGPQEVINTSPQTSIHSHNIPNCSHATSKTPNFRHVAPKSTPRRPKILGMFSRSHSTGHSLIQPGQNYERFTLRLPDDVQKGLVDLSLNRAYNSEALLSLERSSTKGYRFEPDDGRFRKFRFLSTPTLLSKPGSSNHSLKSVKSPLSLFCGTEKDDTGERSFTYLRSNASS; this comes from the coding sequence ATGAAGCATATACTATGTTTCTTCTTGTGCTTACTTTACATCATGGCAGAAATTGGCACAATTTCAGGGACACAATCTTTAGCTCCATCAACGTTAACACGTCCGATGAACTCAAACCTTGAAATCAGCCCAACGTTCGCGATCATACTTGCTTGCCTCGTATTAGTCTTGATGGCGGTTGTCTTCGTATATATTCGTCGAATGAGCCCTAATTCATTCGACGAATCATTGGGTTTTCATTTCATGCGTCACAGACCTACAGTTTCCCGTGGACTCGATTCCAACATCATTAAAAGTTTCCCAATATTTCGCTATTCCGATGTCAAGGCCCTAAAATTGGGCAAATCCATCCTGGAATGCGCTGTTTGTCTGAATGAATTCGAAGATGAAGAAACTCTCCGTCTTCTTCCGAATTGTTATCATGTTTTTCATCCTGAATGTATAGATGCTTGGCTCGCCTTTCGTACAACTTGCCCTGTCTGCCGAGCGAATCTCAAGAAAAAATTAGGTGAAATAAGAAAATTGGTTCAACAAACCGACATAAATTCGGTTACATCACATCCAGACACCGAAAGGAGCGAAGCAGTACTAGATATTCAGGTGACTGATGTCGGTCCACAAGAGGTAATAAACACATCACCTCAAACATCTATTCATAGTCATAATATTCCAAATTGTAGTCACGCGACAAGTAAAACACCCAATTTTCGACACGTTGCACCAAAATCGACACCTAGAAGACCGAAAATTTTGGGAATGTTTAGTCGATCTCACTCGACGGGTCACTCACTGATTCAACCCGGTCAAAATTACGAGAGGTTTACACTAAGGTTACCAGATGATGTACAAAAGGGATTGGTGGATTTAAGCTTAAATAGGGCATACAATAGTGAAGCCTTATTATCTCTAGAGAGGAGTTCAACCAAAGggtaccggtttgaaccggatgATGGCCGGTTCAGGAAGTTCCGGTTTTTATCTACTCCGACTTTGTTATCTAAACCCGGTTCATCAAACCATTCGTTGAAGTCAGTTAAGTCGCCGTTAAGTTTGTTTTGTGGAACGGAGAAAGATGATACAGGAGAAAGGTCTTTTACTTATTTAAGATCTAATGCTTCTAGTTAG